The following proteins are encoded in a genomic region of Gouania willdenowi chromosome 6, fGouWil2.1, whole genome shotgun sequence:
- the LOC114464360 gene encoding uncharacterized protein LOC114464360 isoform X1: MSQSRDSPPSSQHETRSECRSRTSRSSHRSITSQTAAKARADAEAARTRAQYAKRQIDMEVEKARIEATLNALKVEGEAEAALAAAQVLEAAADEAAHSAVDLADISIPVKTPPSMRRAQDFVNTHFNDDQGLLEEEEKNETRPVSHQNDTHKRYMDTGQPRYPEKHTRAGTSSQRRPLPTPQTELSELSAYLARRDLLTAGITVFDNRPESYLSWKSMFHNATQGLNFKASEELDLLTKWLGGESLQHALRIRAVHVNNPEAGLQRLWQRLDKSYGSPEVIETSLFQRLEFFPKISHKDIHLLQQLADLLLELEYAQKESYLPGLSFLDTPRGINPIVEKLPYSLQESWVKQGTKYKRDHGAFYPPFSYFVQFVNDHAEMKTDPSFMLHSSNTVAPYVDKTLFRQIRRTNRVPVAVNKTEIGQASSNIKTTTLNPEKQCPIHHKPHALARCRGFRMKTLDERKSLLKEHFICYKCVSSTSHRAKDCKAVIQCSECNSDSHVSAMHAGPPPWTFRDSDPPPQSHGGEADPQNPVTTASCTEICGPGLQGKSCSKICLVNVYPRTSPEKKRRMYVMLDDQSNSSLARSAFFDMFNVQGGILPYTMRTCAGISDTRGRRANDFVIENVNGKVSMLLPTLMECDQIPDNRNEIPTPEAAAAHPHLHQIASQIPPLDPKADILLLLGRDIIQAHKVRSQVNGPNNAPYAQHLDLGWVVVGDICLSGAHRPSVNSFTTNILSNGRSSFFTPCMSTIHIKEKYAETCPILHTPQNELGAQLFQQTTDDDKVALSEEDALFLDIMQKELIKDEANNWVAPLPFRSPRQRLPNNREQAFTRLMSLRKTLKRKPEMREHYVDFMEKIFNKGHAEPAPPLSPDQECWYLPSFGVYHPQKPGKIRVVFDSSAQCDNISLNDVLLKGPDLNNSLVGVLLRFRSDPYAVMADVEQMFYNFLVREDHRDYLRFLWFKNHDLDGEVMEFRMRVHVFGNCPSPSIAIYGLKKTAMEGEAEFGSKAREFIERHYYVDDGLKSFPSADEAVDVLCRAQKMLAQCNIRLHKISSNCPEITSAFPAEDLAAATQGLELGQTSPPMQRSLGLGWDLATDLFKFQVTVNDKPFTKRGVLSVINSVYDPLGFAVPVIVEGRTILRDISTNINEWDTELPKDKLEQWRQWKDSLKHLQQLEIPRMYTSIPMSAAERKEIIVFCDASIKAVGAVAYLKLSNTEGHSEVGFLLGKARLAPKPDITIPRLELCAAVLAVEVAELVLEELDIIVDQVSFFTDSKVVLGYISNKKRRFYVYVHNRVERIRRFTQPHQWKYVPTHLNPADHATRALPAEQLFNSAWLSGPAFLIDSKQSQIEAQAFELIHPETDSELRPEVTTCATILSKGKLGSARFERFSSWNVLLGAIAKLKHTAQSFKNSTESTCYGWHKCSEHLSENQLNQAKITVICSVQRELYREEIKQIEQGAPLKNSSPLSKLNPFIDTNGILRVGGRLKRAQLLSDETNPILIPSKHHLAQLIIRHFHEKVHHQGRHFTEGAIRAGGFWIVGGKRTISSVIFKCVTCRRLRGKQQEQIMADLPEDRLSTDPPFTHVGLDVFGPWPVSVRKTRGGQADAKRWAVIFTCMSTRAIHIEVIESMDTSSFINALRRFFAIRGAAKLLRSDCGTNFVSACKELQINKQGSHDNKIDNFLKDTGCKWHFNPPHASHMAGSWERMIGVTRKILDAMLLKDKNGKLTHETLVTLMAEVTAIVNARPLTTVSTDPENPAILTPAMLLTQKVSTPPVPPGQFESRDLFRAQWRRVQHLANTFWSRWQKEYITGLQHRRKWKAVTPNLQTGDVVLLKESLEHRNNWPLGLISKTFPSADGRVRKVEVKIFRKGEHRCYLRPISEVVLLVPKDNA; the protein is encoded by the coding sequence ATGTCACAATCGAGAGactcccctccctcctcccagcATGAAACCAGGTCGGAGTGCCGGTCACGCACTTCACGCAGTTCACACCGTTCAATCACCAGTCAAACTGCAGCAAAAGCACGAGCAGACGCAGAAGCTGCCCGCACCAGAGCTCAGTACGCCAAACGCCAAATAGACATGGAGGTCGAGAAGGCACGCATTGAGGCAACACTAAACGCTCTGAAGGTTGAGGGTGAGGCTGAAGCAGCGCTCGCAGCGGCTCAAGTCCTGGAGGCGGCAGCTGATGAGGCTGCACACAGTGCTGTAGACCTTGCAGATATTAGCATTCCTGTGAAGACACCTCCTTCCATGAGACGTGCACAAGACTTTGTTAACACTCATTTCAATGACGACCAGGGActtctagaagaagaagaaaagaatgaaacCAGGCCAGTGTCTCATCAAAACGACACTCACAAGCGCTACATGGACACGGGGCAGCCAAGGTATCCAGAAAAGCACACCAGAGCAGGTACTTCATCTCAACGCAGACCTTTACCTACCCCACAAACAGAACTATCAGAACTATCGGCCTATTTAGCACGCCGCGATTTGCTGACAGCGGGGATCACCGTTTTCGACAACAGGCCAGAGTCTTACCTATCCTGGAAATCCATGTTTCACAACGCTACTCAAGGGCTCAACTTCAAAGCCAGTGAAGAGCTCGACCTACTCACCAAGTGGCTCGGCGGGGAGTCACTTCAACACGCTCTGAGGATCAGGGCGGTCCACGTGAATAACCCAGAGGCTGGACTTCAGCGCCTCTGGCAACGTCTAGATAAGAGTTACGGCTCCCCTGAGGTAATCGAAACATCACTGTTCCAACGTTTAgagttttttccaaaaatatcccATAAAGACATTCACTTATTGCAGCAGCTTGCAGATCTTTTGCTCGAGTTAGAgtatgcacaaaaagaaagtTATTTGCCAGGCCTTAGCTTTCTTGACACTCCAAGAGGGATAAATCCGATAGTTGAGAAGCTCCCATACAGTTTACAAGAGTCATGGGTAAAACAAGGGACAAAATACAAAAGAGACCACGGTGCATTCTATCCCCCATTCTCATACTTTGTACAGTTTGTGAATGACCATGCTGAAATGAAAACAGATCCCAGTTTCATGTTACACAGCTCTAACACAGTAGCTCCATACGTTGACAAAACTCTATTTAGACAAATCAGACGAACAAACAGAGTTCCTGTGGCAGTGAATAAAACAGAGATAGGTCAAGCGAGTAGCAACATTAAAACAACTACTCTCAACCCAGAGAAGCAATGTCCCATTCACCATAAGCCACACGCACTTGCCAGATGCAGAGGGTTTAGAATGAAAACATTAGATGAAAGAAAGAGTTTGCTTAAAGAACACTTTATAtgttataaatgtgtttcatcCACGAGTCACAGAGCTAAAGACTGTAAAGCTGTCATACAGTGCTCAGAGTGCAATAGTGACTCACATGTGTCTGCCATGCACGCGGGTCCACCGCCGTGGacttttagagactctgacccTCCTCCACAGAGCCACGGCGGGGAGGCTGACCCTCAAAACCCTGTCACTACAGCCAGCTGCACAGAAATATGTGGTCCAGGCCTACAAGGTAAATCGTGCTCCAAGATATGCCTTGTCAATGTGTACCCTCGCACTTCCCCTGAAAAGAAAAGGAGAATGTACGTTATGTTAGATGATCAAAGCAATTCATCTCTAGCTCGATCAGCCTTCTTTGACATGTTTAATGTGCAAGGTGGTATTCTCCCATACACTATGAGAACATGTGCTGGAATATCGGACACAAGGGGGCGCAGAGCTAATGACTTTGTTATTGAGAACGTTAATGGAAAAGTATCCATGTTGCTGCCCACACTAATGGAATGTGATCAGATTCCAGATAACAGAAACGAGATACCCACTCCTGAGGCAGCAGCTGCTCATCCTCATCTTCACCAGATTGCATCGCAGATTCCTCCACTGGACCCAAAAGCAGACATTCTTCTCCTCCTCGGGAGAGATATCATTCAAGCCCATAAGGTCCGCAGTCAGGTAAACGGCCCCAACAATGCACCTTATGCCCAACACCTTGACCTGGGGTGGGTAGTCGTGGGAGATATTTGCTTATCAGGGGCTCATAGACCTAGTGTGAACTCATTCACGACCAATATTCTGAGCAATGGTCGTTCCAGCTTCTTCACTCCCTGTATGAGTACAATCCACATCAAAGAGAAATACGCAGAAACGTGTCCCATTCTTCATACACCCCAAAATGAACTAGGCGCACAGCTTTTCCAACAAACAACAGATGATGATAAAGTAGCACTTTCTGAGGAGGATGCTTTATTCTTGGACATTATGCAAAAAGAACTAATCAAAGATGAGGCAAATAATTGGGTAGCTCCTCTCCCATTTCGCTCCCCCAGGCAGCGTCTGCCCAACAACAGGGAACAAGCTTTCACTCGTTTAATGTCACTCCGCAAAACACTGAAAAGAAAACCTGAAATGAGAGAGCATTATGTTGACTTTATGGAGAAAATCTTTAACAAAGGCCATGCTGAACCAGCCCCTCCTCTCTCGCCTGACCAAGAATGCTGGTATCTCCCTAGTTTTGGTGTTTACCACCCCCAAAAGCCAGGCAAGATTAGGGTGGTCTTTGACTCAAGCGCACAATGTGATAATATCTCTCTCAATGATGTGCTGCTAAAAGGGCCAGATCTCAACAACAGTCTTGTGGGAGTTCTGCTACGCTTCCGGTCTGATCCATATGCAGTCATGGCAGATGTAGAGCAAATGTTTTACAACTTTTTGGTCAGGGAGGACCATCGCGACTATCTGCGCTTTCTGTGGTTCAAAAATCATGATCTGGATGGAGAAGTAATGGAGTTCAGGATGCGAGTACACGTTTTTGGAAACTGCCCATCCCCATCAATCGCTATCTATGGGCTTAAGAAAACAGCCATGGAAGGGGAAGCTGAATTTGGCAGTAAAGCAAGGGAGTTCATTGAACGTCACTATTATGTTGACGATGGACTGAAATCGTTCCCTTCAGCAGATGAGGCAGTGGATGTACTTTGTAGAGCTCAGAAAATGCTAGCACAGTGTAACATACGCCTGCACAAAATCTCATCAAACTGTCCTGAAATCACCAGTGCCTTCCCAGCTGAGGACCTTGCAGCAGCCACACAGGGCCTTGAGCTTGGTCAGACATCCCCTCCCATGCAGCGCAGCCTAGGCTTGGGTTGGGACCTCGCCACAGACCTGTTCAAGTTTCAGGTAACAGTAAATGATAAACCATTCACCAAAAGGGGAGTACTTTCAGTCATTAATAGTGTGTACGACCCCCTCGGTTTTGCTGTCCCAGTCATTGTAGAAGGTCGAACCATACTAAGAGACATTTCCACTAACATTAACGAATGGGACACTGAACTGCCTAAAGACAAGTTAGAGCAGTGGCGGCAGTGGAAGGACTCTCTGAAACACCTACAACAGCTTGAAATTCCCAGAATGTACACCTCAATACCAATGTCTGCAGCTGAAAGAAAAGAGATCATTGTCTTCTGCGATGCCTCCATTAAAGCTGTGGGTGCCGTCGCCTATCTCAAACTCTCAAACACAGAAGGACACAGTGAAGTGGGCTTTCTTCTCGGCAAAGCACGACTCGCTCCTAAACCGGACATCACCATACCAAGGCTTGAACTCTGTGCAGCGGTGCTGGCTGTCGAGGTCGCAGAACTGGTTCTGGAGGAACTAGATATCATAGTTGATCAGGTGAGCTTTTTCACAGACTCAAAAGTAGTGCTTGGTTACATCTCAAACAAAAAGAGACGCTTTTACGTGTATGTCCACAATAGAGTAGAGCGCATCAGACGTTTCACCCAACCTCACCAGTGGAAATACGTGCCCACTCATCTAAATCCAGCTGATCACGCCACACGCGCACTACCCGCTGAGCAGCTCTTTAACTCCGCATGGCTCAGCGGACCTGCTTTCCTCATTGATTCAAAGCAGAGTCAAATAGAGGCACAGGCATTTGAACTTATACACCCAGAGACTGATAGTGAACTGCGTCCTGAGGTTACTACCTGTGCCACTATTCTGTCAAAAGGCAAGCTAGGTAGCGCAAGATTTGAAAGGTTTTCAAGTTGGAATGTGTTACTTGGAGCCATTGCTAAACTCAAACACACAGCCCAGTCATTCAAGAACAGTACTGAAAGCACATGTTACGGCTGGCACAAATGCAGTGAGCATTTAAGTGAAAACCAACTCAACCAAGCAAAAATCACAGTCATTTGCAGTGTCCAAAGAGAGCTTTACagagaagaaataaaacaaatagaaCAGGGAGCTCCTCTAAAAAACTCAAGCCCACTCAGCAAACTGAACCCATTCATTGACACTAATGGCATTCTGAGAGTCGGTGGGCGCCTAAAAAGAGCGCAGTTACTGTCAGATGAAACAAACCCCATTCTCATCCCGAGTAAACACCACCTGGCCCAGCTCATAATAAGACATTTTCATGAAAAGGTGCACCATCAAGGCAGGCATTTCACAGAAGGGGCTATCAGAGCTGGAGGTTTTTGGATTGTTGGAGGCAAAAGAACAATAAGCAGTGTAATATTCAAATGTGTCACATGCCGAAGACTCAGAGGCAAACAACAAGAGCAGATCATGGCTGACCTACCAGAGGACAGGTTGTCCACAGACCCTCCTTTCACTCATGTAGGCCTTGATGTATTTGGTCCGTGGCCCGTCTCAGTCAGAAAAACACGAGGAGGTCAAGCAGATGCAAAAAGGTGGGCCGTCATATTCACTTGTATGAGTACACGTGCCATACACATTGAAGTTATTGAATCAATGGACACATCATCATTCATAAATGCACTGCGTCGTTTTTTTGCTATCAGGGGTGCTGCTAAACTCCTCAGATCAGATTGTGGAACAAACTTTGTAAGCGCCTGCAAAGAACTACAGATTAACAAACAGGGCAGCCACGACAACAAAATCGACAACTTTCTCAAAGACACTGGCTGTAAGTGGCACTTTAATCCGCCGCATGCATCTCATATGGCAGGCTCTTGGGAACGAATGATAGGGGTCACACGCAAAATCCTGGATGCTATGCTCCTGAAAgacaaaaatggaaaactcaCACATGAAACACTGGTGACGTTAATGGCTGAAGTGACTGCTATAGTAAATGCACGACCACTCACAACAGTTTCCACAGATCCGGAGAACCCAGCCATTCTTACCCCTGCAATGTTACTTACGCAGAAAGTCAGCACTCCACCAGTACCACCAGGTCAGTTTGAAAGCCGTGACTTGTTTAGGGCACAGTGGAGGCGTGTACAGCACCTAGCCAACACCTTCTGGAGCCGTTGGCAAAAGGAATACATCACAGGACTTCAGCACCGCCGCAAGTGGAAAGCAGTTACACCCAATTTACAAACAGGGGATGTAGTTCTGCTGAAGGAATCCCTCGAACACAGGAATAACTGGCCACTTGGACTGATATCGAAAACATTCCCCAGTGCTGATGGTCGTGTTCGAAAAGTAGAGGTTAAGATTTTCCGTAAGGGTGAACACAGATGTTATCTCCGACCCATAAGTGAGGTTGTTCTGTTGGTGCCTAAGGATAATGCTTAG
- the LOC114464360 gene encoding uncharacterized protein LOC114464360 isoform X2: protein MSQSRDSPPSSQHETRSECRSRTSRSSHRSITSQTAAKARADAEAARTRAQYAKRQIDMEVEKARIEATLNALKVEGEAEAALAAAQVLEAAADEAAHSAVDLADISIPVKTPPSMRRAQDFVNTHFNDDQGLLEEEEKNETRPVSHQNDTHKRYMDTGQPRYPEKHTRAGTSSQRRPLPTPQTELSELSAYLARRDLLTAGITVFDNRPESYLSWKSMFHNATQGLNFKASEELDLLTKWLGGESLQHALRIRAVHVNNPEAGLQRLWQRLDKSYGSPEVIETSLFQRLEFFPKISHKDIHLLQQLADLLLELEYAQKESYLPGLSFLDTPRGINPIVEKLPYSLQESWVKQGTKYKRDHGAFYPPFSYFVQFVNDHAEMKTDPSFMLHSSNTVAPYVDKTLFRQIRRTNRVPVAVNKTEIGQASSNIKTTTLNPEKQCPIHHKPHALARCRGFRMKTLDERKSLLKEHFICYKCVSSTSHRAKDCKAVIQCSECNSDSHVSAMHAGPPPWTFRDSDPPPQSHGGEADPQNPVTTASCTEICGPGLQGKSCSKICLVNVYPRTSPEKKRRMYVMLDDQSNSSLARSAFFDMFNVQGGILPYTMRTCAGISDTRGRRANDFVIENVNGKVSMLLPTLMECDQIPDNRNEIPTPEAAAAHPHLHQIASQIPPLDPKADILLLLGRDIIQAHKVRSQVNGPNNAPYAQHLDLGWVVVGDICLSGAHRPSVNSFTTNILSNGRSSFFTPCMSTIHIKEKYAETCPILHTPQNELGAQLFQQTTDDDKVALSEEDALFLDIMQKELIKDEANNWVAPLPFRSPRQRLPNNREQAFTRLMSLRKTLKRKPEMREHYVDFMEKIFNKGHAEPAPPLSPDQECWYLPSFGVYHPQKPGKIRVVFDSSAQCDNISLNDVLLKGPDLNNSLVGVLLRFRSDPYAVMADVEQMFYNFLVREDHRDYLRFLWFKNHDLDGEVMEFRMRVHVFGNCPSPSIAIYGLKKTAMEGEAEFGSKAREFIERHYYVDDGLKSFPSADEAVDVLCRAQKMLAQCNIRLHKISSNCPEITSAFPAEDLAAATQGLELGQTSPPMQRSLGLGWDLATDLFKFQVTVNDKPFTKRGVLSVINSVYDPLGFAVPVIVEGRTILRDISTNINEWDTELPKDKLEQWRQWKDSLKHLQQLEIPRMYTSIPMSAAERKEIIVFCDASIKAVGAVAYLKLSNTEGHSEVGFLLGKARLAPKPDITIPRLELCAAVLAVEVAELVLEELDIIVDQFYKIIKRWSTDIKTP from the exons ATGTCACAATCGAGAGactcccctccctcctcccagcATGAAACCAGGTCGGAGTGCCGGTCACGCACTTCACGCAGTTCACACCGTTCAATCACCAGTCAAACTGCAGCAAAAGCACGAGCAGACGCAGAAGCTGCCCGCACCAGAGCTCAGTACGCCAAACGCCAAATAGACATGGAGGTCGAGAAGGCACGCATTGAGGCAACACTAAACGCTCTGAAGGTTGAGGGTGAGGCTGAAGCAGCGCTCGCAGCGGCTCAAGTCCTGGAGGCGGCAGCTGATGAGGCTGCACACAGTGCTGTAGACCTTGCAGATATTAGCATTCCTGTGAAGACACCTCCTTCCATGAGACGTGCACAAGACTTTGTTAACACTCATTTCAATGACGACCAGGGActtctagaagaagaagaaaagaatgaaacCAGGCCAGTGTCTCATCAAAACGACACTCACAAGCGCTACATGGACACGGGGCAGCCAAGGTATCCAGAAAAGCACACCAGAGCAGGTACTTCATCTCAACGCAGACCTTTACCTACCCCACAAACAGAACTATCAGAACTATCGGCCTATTTAGCACGCCGCGATTTGCTGACAGCGGGGATCACCGTTTTCGACAACAGGCCAGAGTCTTACCTATCCTGGAAATCCATGTTTCACAACGCTACTCAAGGGCTCAACTTCAAAGCCAGTGAAGAGCTCGACCTACTCACCAAGTGGCTCGGCGGGGAGTCACTTCAACACGCTCTGAGGATCAGGGCGGTCCACGTGAATAACCCAGAGGCTGGACTTCAGCGCCTCTGGCAACGTCTAGATAAGAGTTACGGCTCCCCTGAGGTAATCGAAACATCACTGTTCCAACGTTTAgagttttttccaaaaatatcccATAAAGACATTCACTTATTGCAGCAGCTTGCAGATCTTTTGCTCGAGTTAGAgtatgcacaaaaagaaagtTATTTGCCAGGCCTTAGCTTTCTTGACACTCCAAGAGGGATAAATCCGATAGTTGAGAAGCTCCCATACAGTTTACAAGAGTCATGGGTAAAACAAGGGACAAAATACAAAAGAGACCACGGTGCATTCTATCCCCCATTCTCATACTTTGTACAGTTTGTGAATGACCATGCTGAAATGAAAACAGATCCCAGTTTCATGTTACACAGCTCTAACACAGTAGCTCCATACGTTGACAAAACTCTATTTAGACAAATCAGACGAACAAACAGAGTTCCTGTGGCAGTGAATAAAACAGAGATAGGTCAAGCGAGTAGCAACATTAAAACAACTACTCTCAACCCAGAGAAGCAATGTCCCATTCACCATAAGCCACACGCACTTGCCAGATGCAGAGGGTTTAGAATGAAAACATTAGATGAAAGAAAGAGTTTGCTTAAAGAACACTTTATAtgttataaatgtgtttcatcCACGAGTCACAGAGCTAAAGACTGTAAAGCTGTCATACAGTGCTCAGAGTGCAATAGTGACTCACATGTGTCTGCCATGCACGCGGGTCCACCGCCGTGGacttttagagactctgacccTCCTCCACAGAGCCACGGCGGGGAGGCTGACCCTCAAAACCCTGTCACTACAGCCAGCTGCACAGAAATATGTGGTCCAGGCCTACAAGGTAAATCGTGCTCCAAGATATGCCTTGTCAATGTGTACCCTCGCACTTCCCCTGAAAAGAAAAGGAGAATGTACGTTATGTTAGATGATCAAAGCAATTCATCTCTAGCTCGATCAGCCTTCTTTGACATGTTTAATGTGCAAGGTGGTATTCTCCCATACACTATGAGAACATGTGCTGGAATATCGGACACAAGGGGGCGCAGAGCTAATGACTTTGTTATTGAGAACGTTAATGGAAAAGTATCCATGTTGCTGCCCACACTAATGGAATGTGATCAGATTCCAGATAACAGAAACGAGATACCCACTCCTGAGGCAGCAGCTGCTCATCCTCATCTTCACCAGATTGCATCGCAGATTCCTCCACTGGACCCAAAAGCAGACATTCTTCTCCTCCTCGGGAGAGATATCATTCAAGCCCATAAGGTCCGCAGTCAGGTAAACGGCCCCAACAATGCACCTTATGCCCAACACCTTGACCTGGGGTGGGTAGTCGTGGGAGATATTTGCTTATCAGGGGCTCATAGACCTAGTGTGAACTCATTCACGACCAATATTCTGAGCAATGGTCGTTCCAGCTTCTTCACTCCCTGTATGAGTACAATCCACATCAAAGAGAAATACGCAGAAACGTGTCCCATTCTTCATACACCCCAAAATGAACTAGGCGCACAGCTTTTCCAACAAACAACAGATGATGATAAAGTAGCACTTTCTGAGGAGGATGCTTTATTCTTGGACATTATGCAAAAAGAACTAATCAAAGATGAGGCAAATAATTGGGTAGCTCCTCTCCCATTTCGCTCCCCCAGGCAGCGTCTGCCCAACAACAGGGAACAAGCTTTCACTCGTTTAATGTCACTCCGCAAAACACTGAAAAGAAAACCTGAAATGAGAGAGCATTATGTTGACTTTATGGAGAAAATCTTTAACAAAGGCCATGCTGAACCAGCCCCTCCTCTCTCGCCTGACCAAGAATGCTGGTATCTCCCTAGTTTTGGTGTTTACCACCCCCAAAAGCCAGGCAAGATTAGGGTGGTCTTTGACTCAAGCGCACAATGTGATAATATCTCTCTCAATGATGTGCTGCTAAAAGGGCCAGATCTCAACAACAGTCTTGTGGGAGTTCTGCTACGCTTCCGGTCTGATCCATATGCAGTCATGGCAGATGTAGAGCAAATGTTTTACAACTTTTTGGTCAGGGAGGACCATCGCGACTATCTGCGCTTTCTGTGGTTCAAAAATCATGATCTGGATGGAGAAGTAATGGAGTTCAGGATGCGAGTACACGTTTTTGGAAACTGCCCATCCCCATCAATCGCTATCTATGGGCTTAAGAAAACAGCCATGGAAGGGGAAGCTGAATTTGGCAGTAAAGCAAGGGAGTTCATTGAACGTCACTATTATGTTGACGATGGACTGAAATCGTTCCCTTCAGCAGATGAGGCAGTGGATGTACTTTGTAGAGCTCAGAAAATGCTAGCACAGTGTAACATACGCCTGCACAAAATCTCATCAAACTGTCCTGAAATCACCAGTGCCTTCCCAGCTGAGGACCTTGCAGCAGCCACACAGGGCCTTGAGCTTGGTCAGACATCCCCTCCCATGCAGCGCAGCCTAGGCTTGGGTTGGGACCTCGCCACAGACCTGTTCAAGTTTCAGGTAACAGTAAATGATAAACCATTCACCAAAAGGGGAGTACTTTCAGTCATTAATAGTGTGTACGACCCCCTCGGTTTTGCTGTCCCAGTCATTGTAGAAGGTCGAACCATACTAAGAGACATTTCCACTAACATTAACGAATGGGACACTGAACTGCCTAAAGACAAGTTAGAGCAGTGGCGGCAGTGGAAGGACTCTCTGAAACACCTACAACAGCTTGAAATTCCCAGAATGTACACCTCAATACCAATGTCTGCAGCTGAAAGAAAAGAGATCATTGTCTTCTGCGATGCCTCCATTAAAGCTGTGGGTGCCGTCGCCTATCTCAAACTCTCAAACACAGAAGGACACAGTGAAGTGGGCTTTCTTCTCGGCAAAGCACGACTCGCTCCTAAACCGGACATCACCATACCAAGGCTTGAACTCTGTGCAGCGGTGCTGGCTGTCGAGGTCGCAGAACTGGTTCTGGAGGAACTAGATATCATAGTTGATCAG ttttacaaaataattaagaGATGGTCTACGGACATAAAGACACCCTGA